The following coding sequences lie in one Hydrogenophaga sp. PBL-H3 genomic window:
- a CDS encoding ABC transporter ATP-binding protein produces MSTPALIEAKGLHTHYGASHILRGIDFTVGQGQTIGLMGRNGMGKSTLLKSIMGIVKPSGGKVHVKGREMTGAPTFEIARLGLAYVPEGRGIFGNLSVRENLVMSARAGTKGQRDWTYDRVLETFPRLAERLNHGGQQLSGGEQQMLTIGRALMTNPDLLILDEATEGLAPLIAREIWRICGLIRESGISSIIVDKNWKHVTQITDRNVILVKGEVVFEGSSDELLSQPSLLEQHLGV; encoded by the coding sequence ATGAGCACACCGGCATTGATTGAGGCGAAGGGTCTCCACACCCACTACGGCGCCAGCCACATCCTGCGCGGCATCGACTTCACCGTGGGCCAGGGTCAGACGATTGGCCTGATGGGCCGCAACGGCATGGGCAAGTCCACGCTGCTCAAATCCATCATGGGCATCGTCAAGCCCAGCGGCGGCAAGGTGCATGTGAAGGGCCGCGAAATGACCGGCGCGCCCACCTTCGAGATTGCGCGTCTGGGCCTGGCCTACGTGCCCGAAGGCCGCGGCATCTTCGGCAACCTGAGCGTGCGCGAGAACCTGGTGATGTCGGCCCGAGCAGGTACCAAGGGCCAGCGTGACTGGACGTACGACCGCGTGCTGGAAACCTTTCCGCGCCTGGCCGAGCGCCTGAACCACGGCGGGCAGCAGCTCAGCGGCGGCGAACAGCAGATGCTCACGATCGGCCGCGCGCTCATGACCAACCCCGACCTGCTCATCCTCGACGAAGCCACCGAGGGATTGGCGCCTTTGATTGCGCGCGAGATCTGGCGCATCTGCGGCCTGATCCGCGAGAGCGGCATCAGCAGCATCATCGTGGACAAGAACTGGAAACACGTCACCCAGATCACCGACCGCAACGTGATCCTGGTCAAGGGTGAAGTGGTGTTCGAGGGCAGTTCGGACGAGCTGCTGTCCCAGCCCAGCCTGCTGGAACAGCACCTGGGCGTCTGA
- a CDS encoding ABC transporter ATP-binding protein, with amino-acid sequence MNELLLSASKLTKRFGGLAAVNDVSVNLHRGRIHAVIGPNGAGKSTLTNLLSGDLPPTSGRITLNGVETAGKSPEKISRLGLGRSYQKTNIFLPFTVWDNVRLAAQSRERHAPWNPLRWVSSASAMGAVNQRCERALELAGLAARANVVAGTTSHGEQRQLEIAMTLATEPTVLLLDEPLAGMGQAEAESMVALLLRLKKDHAMMLVEHDMDAVFTLADQLTVMVNGQVIASGTPAEVRADASVQAAYLGEEH; translated from the coding sequence ATGAACGAGCTCCTGCTGAGCGCCAGCAAGCTCACCAAGCGCTTCGGAGGACTGGCCGCCGTCAACGATGTGTCGGTGAACCTGCACCGGGGACGCATCCACGCGGTGATCGGCCCCAACGGCGCGGGCAAGTCCACCTTGACCAACCTGCTCTCGGGCGACCTGCCGCCCACCTCGGGCCGCATCACGCTCAACGGTGTCGAGACCGCCGGCAAGAGCCCTGAGAAAATTTCGCGCCTGGGCCTGGGCCGCAGCTACCAGAAGACCAACATCTTCCTGCCCTTCACCGTGTGGGACAACGTGCGGCTGGCCGCGCAATCGCGCGAGCGGCACGCGCCGTGGAACCCGCTGCGCTGGGTGTCTTCGGCCAGCGCCATGGGCGCGGTGAACCAGCGTTGCGAACGCGCGCTGGAACTCGCGGGCCTGGCTGCGCGCGCCAATGTGGTGGCCGGCACCACCAGCCACGGCGAGCAGCGCCAGCTGGAAATTGCGATGACCCTGGCCACCGAGCCCACCGTGCTGCTGCTCGACGAGCCCCTGGCCGGCATGGGCCAGGCCGAGGCCGAGAGCATGGTGGCGCTGCTGCTGCGTTTGAAGAAAGACCACGCCATGATGCTGGTGGAACACGACATGGACGCCGTGTTCACGCTGGCCGACCAGCTCACCGTGATGGTGAACGGCCAGGTGATCGCCAGTGGCACACCGGCCGAGGTGCGCGCTGATGCATCGGTGCAAGCGGCCTACCTGGGCGAGGAGCACTGA